Proteins from one Entomospira culicis genomic window:
- a CDS encoding tetratricopeptide repeat protein, with protein MKKVLLIILAMGFGWSATAQTSVPRGRITQSSQSYQLESDLDESQTSAIAVQLEASLRLFQQYFDNETADWPFRVRIFANHSSYLAALSTFPAEFDLSNREDFLFLLNAKRPEMSVLFVYPRADEDAMRASLLKNGFLQYLFAVAPEMSSWLREGLALYFEIATLSEDGSGFAVRENHLYLDRLQLVRTDRALTLSELLSLDDEAFEDNLESALAHSWAVVNYLMNEHNATMRMIITRELTGRGNNHSELIGLTSDIEQYFSRPGFNLLMEQGRDAIAQEDYAGALELFTQASKVMPNLWSAYYYMGLVSFHLEDFDRALEFYNESLALGASEALINYALGMLAMEQEDYGLAQSYFDLAEEGDRARFGRHVAEQRRKMESMQELQ; from the coding sequence ATGAAAAAAGTATTATTAATTATCCTAGCCATGGGCTTTGGTTGGTCGGCAACGGCGCAAACCTCGGTGCCTCGTGGGCGCATCACCCAATCAAGTCAATCCTACCAACTAGAAAGCGATCTTGATGAGAGTCAAACCAGCGCGATTGCCGTGCAGTTGGAGGCGAGTTTACGCCTCTTTCAACAATATTTTGACAATGAAACTGCCGACTGGCCTTTTCGCGTACGTATCTTTGCCAATCATAGTAGCTACTTAGCGGCCTTGTCCACTTTTCCTGCTGAATTTGATTTGAGCAATCGAGAGGATTTTCTCTTTTTACTCAACGCTAAGCGCCCAGAGATGAGCGTGCTTTTTGTCTACCCGCGTGCCGATGAGGATGCGATGCGCGCCTCTCTTTTGAAGAATGGCTTTTTGCAGTACCTTTTTGCGGTAGCTCCGGAGATGTCGAGCTGGCTACGAGAAGGATTAGCGCTCTACTTTGAGATTGCCACACTTAGCGAGGATGGTTCGGGTTTTGCGGTGCGTGAAAATCATCTTTATCTCGATCGCTTACAGTTAGTACGTACCGATCGCGCGCTTACGTTGAGCGAACTTTTGTCTTTAGACGATGAGGCCTTTGAGGATAATTTAGAGAGCGCCTTGGCGCACTCTTGGGCCGTGGTCAACTATCTCATGAACGAGCATAACGCCACGATGCGGATGATCATTACGCGTGAGTTGACGGGGCGTGGCAATAATCATAGTGAACTTATCGGGTTGACGAGCGACATCGAGCAATACTTTAGCCGTCCGGGCTTCAATCTCTTAATGGAGCAAGGGCGCGATGCCATTGCACAGGAGGATTATGCAGGAGCTTTGGAGCTCTTTACGCAAGCCTCTAAGGTGATGCCCAATTTATGGAGCGCCTATTACTATATGGGGTTGGTCTCCTTTCATTTAGAAGACTTTGATCGTGCATTGGAATTTTATAATGAATCTTTAGCGCTGGGTGCTTCCGAAGCGCTGATTAATTATGCATTAGGAATGTTGGCGATGGAGCAAGAAGATTACGGATTAGCGCAGAGTTATTTCGATTTAGCCGAAGAGGGCGATCGCGCGCGATTTGGGCGTCATGTTGCCGAGCAACGCCGTAAGATGGAGAGCATGCAGGAGCTTCAATAA
- the rodA gene encoding rod shape-determining protein RodA, translating into MRSIVEFLKRFDYLLFIPIIVLLTFSIFYVYSAGVNAQGVLINNEWKKQLLFATVGLAIFFALTATDYQRFRDVAPLIYAINILLLIAVLIFGVKISGARRWLGIGPLGGQPAEFAKIGFILMVARYLSAYGRNPRHATTLLISGLILLIPMALTLRQPDFGTAMVFVGILGMMFFIAGGSAMLLTFFVVALIWFLIMIFVPLYYDLIREQDTWLTTIFTSKEWLARVLLLSGGLLGLSVIGWLTYRKDAYVLSSYVLSTFGFGVGLTWLAHNYFRPYQWDRLRVFINPDIDPLGAGWHILQSLTAIGSGGMYGRGYLGGTHSHNQFLPEQSTDFIFSIIMEERGFIGAIILLSAYSILLLRLLFLTLKAQDRFSMLVSGGIFSLLLIHVWVNVGMVIGLMPIKGVPLFLLSYGGSSVLTMMILLGMVSSISLRQYR; encoded by the coding sequence ATGCGGTCTATTGTCGAATTTTTAAAGCGATTTGACTATCTGCTCTTCATACCGATTATCGTTTTGTTGACATTTAGTATTTTTTATGTATACTCGGCTGGGGTCAACGCGCAAGGCGTATTGATTAATAATGAGTGGAAGAAGCAATTACTCTTTGCGACGGTGGGATTGGCGATCTTTTTCGCATTAACGGCGACAGATTATCAGCGATTTCGTGATGTTGCGCCATTGATTTATGCGATTAATATTCTCTTGTTGATTGCGGTGTTGATTTTTGGCGTGAAAATTTCAGGCGCTCGACGTTGGTTAGGAATTGGGCCTTTGGGTGGTCAGCCTGCAGAATTTGCCAAGATCGGCTTTATCTTGATGGTGGCACGCTATTTAAGTGCGTATGGACGTAATCCGCGTCATGCGACAACGCTTTTGATCTCGGGGTTGATTTTGCTTATCCCCATGGCGCTCACGTTAAGACAACCAGATTTTGGTACGGCGATGGTCTTTGTGGGCATTTTGGGGATGATGTTCTTTATCGCCGGTGGTAGCGCGATGCTCTTGACCTTCTTTGTGGTTGCGTTGATTTGGTTTTTAATTATGATTTTTGTGCCTCTTTATTATGACTTAATCCGTGAGCAGGATACGTGGCTTACCACAATTTTTACCTCTAAAGAGTGGCTGGCGAGGGTTCTTTTACTCTCGGGAGGGTTGCTTGGCTTGAGCGTGATTGGTTGGCTGACATATCGTAAAGATGCTTACGTGCTCTCTAGTTATGTGTTATCTACCTTTGGGTTTGGCGTAGGACTTACCTGGTTGGCGCACAACTACTTTCGTCCTTATCAATGGGATCGTTTGCGGGTTTTCATCAATCCTGATATCGATCCGTTGGGGGCGGGTTGGCATATTTTACAGTCTTTAACTGCTATCGGATCGGGTGGAATGTATGGACGAGGTTACCTAGGTGGTACGCACTCGCACAATCAATTTCTCCCTGAGCAGAGCACCGACTTTATCTTTTCGATTATTATGGAGGAACGGGGCTTTATCGGTGCGATCATTTTGTTGAGCGCCTATAGCATTTTGCTCCTAAGATTATTATTTTTAACACTCAAGGCGCAAGATCGTTTTAGTATGTTAGTGAGCGGTGGCATCTTTTCTCTCTTATTGATTCATGTTTGGGTTAATGTGGGGATGGTGATTGGGTTAATGCCGATTAAGGGCGTACCACTCTTCTTGCTCTCGTATGGTGGTTCTTCGGTTTTAACGATGATGATATTACTGGGTATGGTCAGTAGCATTAGTCTACGCCAGTACCGTTAG
- the holA gene encoding DNA polymerase III subunit delta, with protein sequence MIDWEGGDRVSDKEVYALLGLENGLKLEYLQKLKAKAMKRAGGLEVHRFYGHELEETRILGLLQSPSLFGDLPWIEVMMAEAIKKGELKGLINFIKKGVGSGYLIFISDEERLDKSLEAVVPSAQKKVFKALSEEELEAFVHSYLAQRSGKIEEEALHLLLSRLLSDSQAIKRTLDFLLQGQSDLPEPMITLNAVRDFVEQTKEITVHDLFFSLAKRNLPEALDQVEQLMHSKDGLSVMTLIVLNRSFKGVIDYNALVANGYSGQQALKELKIFYQRAQSTQLAHKFYTDEELDAIMVFASQYDLAARDSNKEIIRQVIVSYVVSCCTAPFSLYDTLSPS encoded by the coding sequence ATGATAGATTGGGAAGGGGGTGATCGGGTGAGTGATAAAGAGGTGTATGCGCTGTTGGGGTTGGAGAATGGGCTTAAGCTGGAGTATCTGCAGAAGTTGAAGGCCAAGGCGATGAAGCGCGCCGGCGGGTTGGAGGTGCATCGATTTTATGGGCACGAGCTGGAAGAGACGCGGATTTTGGGGTTGTTGCAGAGCCCATCGCTCTTTGGGGATCTGCCATGGATCGAGGTGATGATGGCAGAAGCGATTAAGAAGGGGGAGCTTAAGGGGCTTATCAACTTTATAAAGAAGGGCGTGGGCAGTGGCTACCTAATTTTTATCAGTGATGAGGAGCGTTTAGATAAGAGCTTGGAGGCGGTGGTACCTTCGGCGCAGAAGAAGGTTTTTAAGGCGCTTAGCGAGGAGGAGTTGGAAGCGTTTGTGCATAGTTATCTGGCGCAACGATCGGGCAAGATTGAGGAAGAGGCGTTGCATCTTCTGCTTTCACGTTTGCTGAGTGATAGTCAGGCGATTAAGCGAACCTTGGATTTTTTGTTGCAAGGGCAGAGTGATCTTCCAGAGCCAATGATTACCCTAAATGCGGTGCGCGATTTCGTGGAGCAGACCAAAGAGATCACGGTGCATGATCTCTTTTTTTCGTTGGCAAAGCGTAATTTACCCGAGGCCTTAGATCAAGTAGAGCAGTTGATGCACAGTAAAGATGGCTTGAGCGTGATGACGTTGATTGTTTTGAATCGAAGCTTTAAGGGGGTAATCGACTATAACGCGCTGGTGGCAAATGGCTATAGTGGACAGCAGGCGCTTAAGGAGTTGAAGATCTTTTATCAGCGGGCGCAGTCGACCCAACTTGCTCATAAGTTTTACACGGATGAAGAGTTGGATGCGATTATGGTCTTTGCCTCGCAGTACGATTTGGCCGCGCGCGATAGCAATAAAGAGATCATCCGCCAAGTGATTGTCAGCTACGTGGTGAGCTGTTGCACCGCACCCTTTAGCCTGTATGACACGCTATCCCCTAGCTGA
- a CDS encoding S1 RNA-binding domain-containing protein: MSERETSNQMAQWHQAITDTEHPKKGDVIEGIVVKVDEEVVYLDFGLKSEVRVSLDEFTTPPKLGDKERVVVLDADKMRVSKREAEKENVKKMLEEAFAQKRPIDGLIKKATTGGFSVELGGGITAFLPISKVDTHRVEDSAKYVGMRTQFLIDRLQHPEHGDRLNVVVTRKELLQAENEAKREEFFKSTQIGDNVTGVVKSFTSFGAFIDLGGFDGLLHLNDMSWGHAARPRDYVQKDQTIELKVARLDPENKRINLSLKHFSNDPWLGFEERYGVDDIVEGKVTKLTDFGAFVELEEGIEGLVHISDLSWSKRIKHPKEVLSVGDVVKVAILGYDTEAEKISLGLKHTMENPWIKFVETNPVGTKFIRAIKKVTFSGAVIELEEGVEGFLHIDDISWQKRPRSAQALLKEGQEVEVLILEIDSEHMRIALGMKQLQVDPWESLYEHYKRGEPVEGEVISKTDFGLFVRVPGEIDGLIHKSQLSEDRNANAEELMERIEIGQKLKALIIEFAPENRRLALSIRELSRAQNRQEMNKYIAEGNDTDDSSGATFADFFDKE, encoded by the coding sequence ATGAGCGAAAGAGAAACATCTAACCAGATGGCCCAGTGGCACCAAGCCATAACAGACACAGAGCATCCCAAAAAAGGTGATGTGATTGAAGGTATTGTAGTGAAAGTGGATGAGGAGGTTGTCTATTTGGACTTCGGTTTAAAAAGCGAAGTTAGAGTTTCTCTTGACGAATTCACAACGCCTCCTAAGTTAGGCGATAAAGAGCGCGTTGTCGTGCTTGATGCCGATAAAATGCGCGTATCCAAGCGCGAGGCCGAGAAAGAGAACGTCAAGAAGATGCTTGAAGAGGCCTTTGCCCAGAAGCGTCCTATCGACGGTCTTATTAAGAAAGCAACCACCGGTGGATTTAGCGTTGAGTTAGGTGGCGGTATTACGGCCTTTCTTCCGATCTCTAAGGTTGATACGCATCGTGTAGAGGATAGCGCTAAGTATGTTGGCATGCGCACGCAATTTCTTATCGATCGGCTTCAGCATCCAGAACATGGCGATCGCCTTAATGTGGTGGTTACCCGTAAAGAGCTTTTGCAGGCAGAGAATGAGGCTAAGCGTGAAGAGTTCTTTAAGAGTACCCAAATCGGCGACAATGTGACCGGTGTGGTTAAGAGCTTTACCAGTTTTGGTGCTTTTATCGACCTAGGTGGCTTTGATGGTCTTCTCCATCTTAATGATATGAGTTGGGGACATGCAGCGCGTCCAAGAGATTACGTGCAAAAAGATCAAACCATTGAGCTTAAAGTTGCGCGCCTTGATCCTGAAAACAAGCGTATCAACCTTAGCCTCAAACACTTTAGCAACGATCCTTGGCTTGGCTTTGAGGAGCGCTATGGTGTGGACGATATCGTGGAGGGTAAGGTTACCAAACTTACTGATTTTGGTGCTTTTGTAGAGCTTGAGGAGGGCATTGAGGGCTTGGTGCATATCTCCGACTTAAGCTGGAGCAAGCGCATTAAGCACCCTAAAGAAGTGCTTTCGGTTGGCGATGTGGTGAAGGTTGCTATCCTTGGTTACGATACCGAAGCCGAGAAGATCTCCCTTGGATTAAAACATACGATGGAGAATCCTTGGATTAAATTTGTCGAGACGAACCCCGTTGGCACCAAGTTTATTCGCGCCATCAAAAAAGTTACCTTCAGCGGTGCAGTTATCGAGCTAGAAGAGGGCGTAGAAGGCTTCTTACATATTGATGACATCTCTTGGCAAAAGCGTCCACGCAGTGCCCAAGCGTTGCTTAAAGAAGGGCAAGAAGTGGAAGTTCTTATCCTTGAGATTGACTCCGAGCATATGCGCATCGCCCTTGGTATGAAGCAACTACAAGTTGATCCATGGGAGAGTCTCTATGAGCACTATAAGCGCGGTGAGCCTGTCGAGGGTGAGGTTATCAGCAAGACAGACTTTGGTCTCTTTGTGCGTGTTCCCGGTGAGATTGATGGCTTAATTCATAAGAGTCAGTTGAGCGAGGATCGTAATGCCAATGCTGAAGAGTTGATGGAGCGTATTGAGATTGGGCAGAAGCTCAAGGCGTTGATTATCGAATTTGCTCCGGAAAATCGCCGTCTTGCCCTCTCGATCCGTGAGTTGAGCCGTGCGCAGAATCGTCAGGAGATGAATAAGTACATCGCCGAAGGCAATGACACAGACGACAGTAGCGGTGCAACCTTTGCAGATTTTTTTGACAAAGAATAG
- a CDS encoding MBL fold metallo-hydrolase: protein MCIEGITQAQRSGVPHAVCYAVLGSGSSGNAYAFETQGHLFLVDAGFKAKVIIERLQMLGFSLFKPTTIFCTHTHQDHLLGVGELASHLDALVVGAPILLENLLDKFPQLRSWSIALDANYSLSEGGFSTFATSHDAPESLSYLLELEGIRFMVLTDTGVILPPMYRMAYYSHVLFLEANYNEELLQAGRYPPFLKRRISGRKGHLSNEQAVQFLQKIAHSPHLKQLFLCHLSKDNNRVELVRDEVAQAHAGRWQSHVCAHAQASAVYRGLA, encoded by the coding sequence GTGTGTATCGAAGGAATTACGCAGGCGCAACGATCTGGGGTGCCTCATGCGGTTTGTTATGCGGTGTTGGGCTCGGGCAGTAGTGGTAACGCGTATGCATTTGAGACGCAAGGGCATCTCTTTTTGGTAGATGCGGGGTTTAAGGCGAAGGTTATTATCGAACGATTGCAGATGCTTGGCTTTTCGCTCTTTAAACCAACGACGATTTTCTGTACGCATACGCATCAGGATCATCTTTTGGGAGTGGGGGAGCTTGCCTCACATTTGGATGCCTTGGTGGTTGGAGCGCCGATTTTGCTGGAGAATTTGTTGGATAAATTTCCGCAATTGCGCAGTTGGAGTATCGCTTTGGATGCAAACTATTCGTTGAGTGAGGGCGGATTTTCTACCTTTGCTACCTCACACGATGCGCCGGAGAGTTTGAGTTATCTGTTAGAGCTGGAGGGGATTCGTTTTATGGTGCTTACCGACACTGGGGTAATTTTACCACCAATGTATCGTATGGCATATTATAGCCATGTGCTCTTTTTGGAGGCAAACTATAATGAGGAATTATTACAGGCGGGGCGTTATCCCCCCTTTCTTAAGCGTCGTATTAGTGGGCGTAAGGGGCATCTTTCTAATGAGCAGGCAGTGCAATTTTTACAAAAGATTGCGCATAGTCCGCATTTGAAGCAACTCTTTTTATGCCATCTCTCTAAAGATAACAATCGGGTGGAGCTGGTAAGGGATGAGGTGGCGCAAGCTCATGCAGGGCGTTGGCAAAGTCATGTGTGTGCACACGCGCAGGCGAGCGCGGTGTATCGTGGTTTGGCGTAA
- a CDS encoding DUF192 domain-containing protein: MKRLIYLLILITTLLPLSASTNLTERSLQINGQTFIVELADNPSTRAQGLMYRTQLDPLRGMLFVFPDSERRSFYMKNTFIPLSIAYISADGIIMEIYDMQPHELRSVPSRYAVMYALEVNQGLFKQLNITAGMKVHNLPPASPN, translated from the coding sequence ATGAAACGGCTTATCTACCTACTTATTCTCATTACTACACTTCTGCCATTAAGTGCAAGCACCAACCTTACCGAACGTTCTCTACAGATCAATGGACAGACCTTCATTGTTGAACTGGCCGACAATCCATCCACCCGCGCACAAGGGCTAATGTATCGTACCCAGCTTGATCCGTTGCGTGGGATGCTCTTCGTCTTTCCTGATAGCGAACGCCGCTCTTTCTATATGAAAAACACCTTTATTCCACTCTCTATCGCCTATATCAGCGCTGATGGTATCATTATGGAAATTTATGATATGCAACCACATGAGCTACGCTCGGTGCCTAGTCGCTATGCCGTCATGTACGCATTAGAAGTCAATCAGGGACTCTTCAAACAACTTAATATTACCGCAGGAATGAAGGTGCATAACCTACCACCAGCTAGCCCCAATTAA
- a CDS encoding DUF2259 domain-containing protein, whose translation MIKQFSYILLLLCLTAFTSWAGDVATFVNMGFSDDARFFLFGQYGYDESKRQVYAQAIFVDIEKNDYTKDGFHQRTLASNPQSGDIMDGAFLELIEQLATIRKKYKINYALKGRIIYASSVMRESARTAQSKSSESLQFRDFEANRTFNVTLNQNVANPQKSTFAITFTITHANNTKHSYTVGHPDIQRHVSHYEIDRIIVSPNGKSLIFIVAMRMPNAQGTPNVRYMVEAIQIES comes from the coding sequence ATGATAAAGCAATTTTCCTATATCTTACTTCTCCTCTGCCTAACCGCCTTTACCTCTTGGGCTGGCGATGTCGCCACCTTTGTCAACATGGGCTTTAGCGACGACGCGCGCTTCTTCCTCTTCGGTCAATATGGCTACGACGAGAGTAAACGTCAAGTTTACGCGCAAGCTATCTTTGTCGATATCGAAAAAAACGACTACACCAAAGATGGCTTTCATCAGCGCACCCTCGCGAGCAATCCTCAATCAGGCGATATTATGGACGGCGCCTTCCTCGAACTCATCGAGCAACTCGCCACTATCCGTAAAAAATATAAGATCAACTACGCCCTCAAAGGACGTATCATCTATGCCAGCTCGGTGATGCGCGAAAGCGCCCGTACCGCCCAATCAAAAAGCTCCGAATCCCTCCAATTTCGCGACTTTGAAGCCAATCGCACCTTTAACGTAACCCTCAACCAAAATGTCGCCAACCCACAAAAATCCACCTTCGCCATCACCTTCACCATCACCCATGCCAACAACACCAAACACTCCTACACCGTCGGACACCCCGATATCCAACGCCACGTCTCCCACTACGAAATCGATCGGATTATCGTCAGTCCCAACGGCAAATCCCTTATCTTTATCGTCGCCATGCGCATGCCCAATGCGCAAGGTACCCCCAATGTTCGCTATATGGTGGAGGCTATCCAAATTGAATCATAA
- the cmk gene encoding (d)CMP kinase yields the protein MIVAIDGPAGGGKSALAKLIAERMDFFLLNSGYFYRAVTLYGLRAQSMDEGAWITIAQSIDFSIADGALLVNGVALSGDLHSDVIDAWVPKVSSVVAVRTILNEKMRSLVANRDVVCEGRDMTSVVFPDAQLKIYLDASVEIRAKRRFQQEYSTLSLDEIQKSIQNRDEIDRTKSVGALQIVPEAWYIDSSDKSLEDVYAMIQTKIADIRV from the coding sequence ATGATAGTAGCAATTGATGGGCCTGCTGGTGGCGGTAAGAGTGCGTTGGCGAAGTTAATAGCCGAGCGGATGGACTTTTTTCTATTGAACTCGGGATACTTTTATCGTGCGGTAACACTCTATGGTTTGCGCGCGCAGAGCATGGATGAAGGGGCGTGGATTACTATTGCACAGTCGATTGATTTTAGCATCGCCGATGGTGCGCTTCTGGTAAATGGGGTTGCCTTATCCGGCGATCTCCACAGTGATGTCATTGATGCGTGGGTACCAAAAGTCTCTTCTGTAGTGGCGGTGCGTACGATCTTAAACGAAAAAATGCGTTCTCTGGTCGCCAACAGAGACGTGGTTTGCGAGGGTAGGGATATGACGAGCGTTGTCTTTCCCGATGCGCAATTGAAAATTTATCTTGATGCTTCGGTAGAAATTCGTGCAAAAAGACGATTTCAGCAAGAATATAGCACTTTGAGTCTTGACGAAATTCAAAAAAGCATTCAAAATAGAGATGAGATCGATAGAACAAAGTCGGTGGGTGCATTGCAGATTGTACCAGAGGCTTGGTATATCGACTCGTCGGACAAATCATTAGAGGATGTCTATGCGATGATTCAAACCAAAATCGCAGACATCAGAGTATAG
- a CDS encoding DUF362 domain-containing protein: MPRLVNKDTCINCGACEPVCPVDAISEVDNARYIDPAICIDCGACEGVCPTTAISPE; encoded by the coding sequence ATGCCACGTTTAGTAAACAAAGATACATGCATCAATTGCGGTGCTTGTGAGCCAGTTTGCCCTGTAGATGCGATTAGCGAAGTTGATAACGCTCGCTATATTGATCCTGCAATCTGCATCGACTGTGGAGCTTGTGAAGGCGTTTGCCCAACCACAGCTATCAGTCCTGAGTAG
- the mrdA gene encoding penicillin-binding protein 2, which yields MEDKFLSKERIFALMALVVILLSIFMLRVFHLQIKRGNKFSEVSETISTSSRLIPPRRGFIYDRNGVPLVFHENFFTLKVIPAEVGGELELQQLKERLAYRLNVSPAFLNRRLPDTLYRSYDPVLIREDVDFTQIAYFAENKESFPGLIWEAQAKRIYSEEAGIAHILGYVAEISEDELQILYNEGYRRGDKIGKTGVEKSYDKFLRGTAGRQFFMVDARGRPVRELEEERKLPQNGSDIYLTIDMRVQKLAYDAMAGRRGSVVVLKPATGEILAMVSNPVFNANTFSESGERGFAAQISNPNFPFINRAISAVYPPASTFKIVTHATIIEKTNVSPDFRVHCSGFLTLGNMRFNDHPHHKGGMQNLREALGNSCNVYFWTIARDYLGKDSRGNHDPAMISEVARDFGLGASTDIDLPNEKSGMVPDKAWKEDIFNSAWVGGDTLNMAIGQGFLQVTPLQVANVGAMVANTGVIYKPRIVKRIHNEESGFSDEHRPHVLHEASISSQTWQRLAEDMRWVVTDGTGRLLTRVVTAAGKTGTGETGIAGHYHDWFVAYAPYQTDDPTERIVVVVQIEANDNYEWWSTKITDLIIQGYFAEQDYHDVLRTLRPWYMNWRAITGDSYVMPSRPLPATAEVLAQLEGA from the coding sequence ATGGAAGATAAGTTCTTGAGTAAAGAGAGAATTTTTGCGTTGATGGCATTGGTGGTGATCTTATTGAGCATCTTTATGCTACGCGTGTTCCATTTACAGATTAAGCGTGGCAATAAATTTTCCGAAGTATCGGAAACGATCTCGACGAGTTCTCGTCTTATTCCGCCACGTCGGGGGTTTATTTATGATCGTAATGGGGTACCGCTGGTTTTTCATGAGAATTTTTTTACATTGAAAGTGATTCCTGCCGAGGTGGGTGGTGAGCTTGAGTTGCAACAACTAAAGGAGCGATTAGCGTATCGACTTAATGTGTCGCCTGCCTTTTTGAATCGAAGATTGCCTGATACACTCTATCGCAGCTACGATCCTGTTTTAATTCGAGAAGATGTTGATTTTACCCAAATTGCCTATTTTGCCGAGAATAAGGAGAGCTTTCCGGGGTTAATTTGGGAGGCGCAGGCTAAGCGTATCTACTCAGAAGAGGCCGGAATTGCGCATATTTTGGGCTATGTTGCCGAAATTAGCGAAGATGAGTTACAAATTCTCTATAATGAGGGGTATCGACGTGGGGATAAGATTGGTAAGACGGGCGTAGAGAAGAGTTACGATAAGTTTCTGCGCGGTACAGCGGGGCGACAATTTTTTATGGTGGATGCGCGCGGTCGACCGGTACGTGAGTTGGAAGAGGAGCGCAAGTTGCCCCAAAATGGATCGGATATTTATCTAACGATTGATATGCGTGTGCAGAAGCTTGCCTACGACGCGATGGCTGGCAGGCGTGGATCAGTGGTGGTCTTAAAGCCGGCAACTGGTGAGATCTTGGCGATGGTGAGCAATCCGGTCTTTAACGCCAATACTTTCAGCGAGTCGGGTGAGCGTGGGTTTGCCGCCCAGATATCAAACCCCAATTTTCCTTTTATCAATCGTGCCATCTCTGCGGTCTATCCGCCTGCTTCTACCTTTAAGATTGTTACGCATGCTACAATTATAGAGAAGACGAATGTTTCGCCTGATTTTCGCGTGCACTGCAGTGGCTTTTTGACTTTAGGCAATATGCGTTTTAATGATCACCCGCACCACAAAGGGGGCATGCAGAATTTGCGTGAGGCGCTGGGCAATAGCTGTAATGTGTACTTTTGGACGATTGCACGCGATTATTTAGGCAAAGATAGTCGGGGTAATCATGACCCGGCGATGATATCCGAGGTGGCGCGAGATTTTGGTCTAGGTGCCTCTACTGATATCGATTTACCCAATGAGAAGAGCGGTATGGTGCCAGACAAGGCTTGGAAAGAGGATATCTTTAATAGTGCTTGGGTTGGTGGTGATACGCTTAATATGGCGATTGGACAGGGATTTTTACAGGTAACTCCCTTACAAGTGGCAAATGTGGGTGCGATGGTGGCAAATACGGGAGTTATTTATAAACCGCGGATTGTGAAGCGTATTCACAATGAGGAGAGTGGTTTTAGCGATGAACACCGTCCACATGTGTTGCACGAGGCGAGCATCTCTTCGCAGACATGGCAACGTCTAGCAGAGGATATGCGCTGGGTCGTAACGGATGGTACGGGTCGGCTGCTTACGCGTGTGGTCACGGCTGCGGGCAAGACGGGAACCGGTGAGACGGGTATTGCGGGGCACTATCACGACTGGTTTGTCGCGTATGCCCCTTATCAGACTGATGACCCAACCGAACGGATTGTGGTGGTGGTACAGATTGAGGCAAATGATAATTATGAGTGGTGGTCTACCAAGATAACTGATTTGATTATTCAGGGGTATTTTGCCGAGCAAGATTATCATGATGTATTGCGCACCTTGCGTCCGTGGTACATGAATTGGCGTGCGATTACGGGAGACTCTTACGTAATGCCATCGCGCCCATTGCCGGCGACCGCAGAGGTGTTAGCACAATTGGAGGGAGCTTAG